The Euphorbia lathyris chromosome 8, ddEupLath1.1, whole genome shotgun sequence genome has a window encoding:
- the LOC136202264 gene encoding probable flavin-containing monooxygenase 1 — MEKRVAIIGAGASGLVACKYCLKKGFKPIIFEADSRIGGVWAHTLDSTRLQNTKQVYQFSDFPWHPSVTDVHPTHSQVLDYLESYARHFGILSCISFNSRVIGIDYVGESFEEMKSWDLFGGTGQAFGSKGKWHIKVQDTKNSEIKDYEVEFVILCIGQFSGLPNIPEFPEKEGPEVFKGKVMHSMEFSASKNLGTCKFVRGKKVAVIGSHKSAVDIAAECANINGSKYPCAMVQRSAHWFLPSGYLSGLLVGFLYRSRFAEILVHKPGETVLYSLLATLLSPLRWGISKIMENYIRWKFPLKKHGMLPKLNFSDDMSSCQISMLPDKFFDKVEEGSIIIVNNSQSFRFYKEGLIIDGQKQQYLQTDLVIFATGFKSEEKLKNIFSSSVFQDWIKATSPDLLYRRILNPRIPQMPIVGYSESFSHLGSCEMQSLWLANFLDGNIELPCIRDMEKEAKMWTNKIKQSIGHYYKRACINNIIIWYNDQLCKDLGYKSKRKNGIFADLFTPYAPADYATNLTH; from the exons ATGGAAAAGCGTGTAGCCATCATCGGAGCAGGAGCTAGCGGCCTTGTTGCTTGTAAATACTGCCTGAAAAAAGGATTTAAGCCAATTATATTCGAAGCTGATTCAAGAATTGGGGGAGTTTGGGCGCATACACTTGACTCAACTCGCCTTCAAAATACAAAACAAGTATATCAGTTTTCTGATTTCCCTTGGCATCCCTCTGTAACAGATGTGCATCCTACTCACTCTCAAGTCCTTGATTACCTGGAATCTTATGCTCGACATTTTGGAATCTTGTCTTGCATTAGTTTTAATTCCAGGGTAATTGGTATAgattatgttggtgaatctttTGAAGAAATGAAATCTTGGGATCTTTTTGGTGGAACTGGGCAAGCCTTTGGCTCCAAAGGGAAATGGCATATCAAAGTGCAGGACactaaaaattctgaaattaag GATTACGAAGTTGAATTTGTGATTCTATGCATTGGACAATTTAGTGGGTTACCTAACATTCCAGAGTTTCCTGAAAAGGAGGGTCCAGAAGTGTTCAAGGGAAAAGTAATGCATTCAATGGAATTCTCTGCTTCAAAAAATTTGGGTACTTGTAAATTTGTCCGAGGAAAAAAGGTTGCAGTAATTGGTTCCCATAAGTCTGCAGTTGACATTGCTGCAGAATGTGCCAATATTAATG GAAGCAAGTATCCATGCGCAATGGTTCAAAGGAGTGCACATTGGTTTCTTCCTAGTGGTTATCTCAGTGGACTTCTGGTGGGTTTCTTGTATAGGAGTCGCTTTGCAGAAATTCTGGTTCATAAGCCTGGAGAAACTGTTCTGTATAGTCTTCTGGCCACTTTGCTCTCTCCCTTG agatggggaatttcaaaaatcaTGGAAAACTACATTAGGTGGAAATTTCCATTGAAGAAACATGGTATGCTACCCAAATTAAACTTTAGTGACGATATGTCTTCATGTCAGATATCTATGCTGCCAGATAAGTTTTTTGACAAAGTGGAAGAAGGTAGCATCATCATCGTTAACAACTCACAAAGTTTCAGGTTCTACAAAGAAGGTCTCATTATTGATGGACAAAAGCAACAATATTTACAAACAGATCTTGTCATATTTGCCACAGGATTCAAGAGTGAGGAAAAGCTCAAGAATATTTTTTCCTCTTCAGTATTCCAGGATTGGATAAAGGCAACTTCTCCGGATCTCCTTTACAG ACGAATTCTGAATCCGCGAATACCTCAAATGCCGATTGTAGGATACAGTGAGAGTTTCTCTCATTTGGGTAGTTGTGAAATGCAAAGCCTATGGTTAGCAAATTTTCTGGATGGGAATATTGAGTTGCCTTGTATAAGAGATATGGAAAAAGAGGCTAAAATGTGGACAAATAAAATCAAGCAATCTATTGGACACTACTACAAGAGAGCTTGTATTAACAATATTATTATATGGTATAATGACCAACTTTGCAAGGATTTGGGGTACAAATCTAaaaggaaaaatggcatcttcgcTGACTTGTTTACTCCCTATGCACCAGCAGATTATGCTACTAATCTCACACACTAG